The window TTTGACGGAAATACACCGCCAAATTATGAATGCGGGCTATAGGTTTCCTACATTCTCAATCACAACCCCATGGGCGATGCCTGGGATCGTCTCACCTTCGTTAAAGCTCACTGTGGAAAGGAGAGCGCCTGTAGGAACATACAGAACCCGTTTCCAGGTACCGTCTTGTACTTTAGGGAGTATATAAGCACAAAGAGTGGAAGCCGCACATCCGCAGCCGCTTCCTCCCGCATGGGTATCCTGCTCCTCGCTGTTAAATATTTCGATTCCGCAATCCGTATGCACCGATTCCAAGTCATGTCCCTTATTTTTCATGAAATCAAGGAGGATCGTCCGGCCGACCTGGCCTAAATCTCCTGTGATGATTTTGTCATAATAGGATTCATCCACCTGAAAATCATCAAAATTCTGTTGAATAGTATGAAAGGCGGCCGGAGCCATGGCTGCTCCCATATTCATGGAGTCTTTGATTCCCATATCCACCATGCGCCCGGTTGTGATCCCGGTTATGGCTGCGATCCCTTCTTTCCTGTTCTTGGTGAGCACCACCGCGCCGCAGCCTGTAACGGTCCATGAAGCGGAAAACGGCCTTTGGTTTCCATATCCCAGAGGAAAACGGAACTGCTTTTCAGCCGTTGCAAAGTGGCTGGAAGCCATTGCCATGACCTTGTCCGCATAGCCCCCTGCAACAGTCATTGCGCCCAGATTAAGCGCCTCTCCCATGGTGGAGCATGCTCCGAAGAGGCCGAATAAAGGAATTTCCAAATCCACCGTTCCAAAGGACGTGGCGATCAGCTGGCCCAGTAAATCTCCCGCAAATAAATAGCGAATGTCCTTTTTCCGGATATCTCCTTTTTCAATAGCCAGATCAGCTGTCTGCTTCTGAAGGGCGCTTTCCGCTTTTTCCCAGGTATCAGCTCCGAACATGTCATCCTGCTCCACCACGTCGAACAGTTTTCCCAGAGGACCTTCCCCTTCTTTTTTACCGACTATGGAAGCCATGCTTTCAATAATCGGAGGTTCTTCAAATTTAATACTCGCTTTTCCTATCTGCATTTTCTCTCTCCATTTCTCTGACCGGTTCATTCCTACAGCATGCGGAAGGCCTTTAATACATAGGCGATGATTCCAAGGATCCAGGAGCTTAATATCCCGTATAGTATGACAGGGCCTGCAATGGTAAAAATCTTGCAGCCAATTCCAAATATCTGGCCCTCTGCCTTGAATTCCACCGCCGGGGCTACAACGGAATTGGCAAATCCCGTGATCGGCACCAGGGCACCTGCTCCGCCAAACTTTACAATCTTAGGATAAATGTTAAATCCGGTAAGGATGACACTGGCTGCAATCAGAACCAGAGTGGTCCAGGCAGAAGCCGCTTCCTTTTCCAGGCCCCAATTCATGAATAAGGTGGTAACGAACTGGCCAAAGAGGCAAATGGCTCCGCCTACCAGAAAAGCCTTTATTAGCCCCGGCCATCTTTTATGGACCGGAGTCACCTCTTTTACATAAGCCTCGTATGCTTTTTTGTTTATTTCCATGTTTTTCCTCCATTCTGTAAATCCTTTGACTCCTGTCACTTCCCAAGATTCCCTGTAAAATAAAGCAGAGAACCGATCAATTTGCCAAGTCCGAGGGAAAGGATCAAATACTGCAGTCCAACGGCCAGATGAATCCTTCGGCTGATTACGGGTAGGGCCTTCAATGTTTCCGCAAGGGACATGACAAGGATGCCTACAAAGATTCCTGACGACAGCCCGTATATTCCAAGAACCAGATTTCCGCCAAATCCTATGGGAAATTCATAAATATCCCATACATTCCCAAGGACTCCACCAAGAATGATCAGCGATTCATAAAGCATAATATGCTTTTTTGTATGGGTGATTCCAATCAGCCTGGGAAATATGCCAATAATTGCCAGAAAAGCAAAAACGCCGGCTGCTATAATGCCGCCAGCGCTGAGCCCAATAAAAACAAGGAATACTTCTTTAAGAAACATCAATATCCGACTCCTTTCTTCCATCATTCTGAATCAGGGTCTTACTGATATTGTCTTCGTAAAGCCGCATTTCCACTTCCAGCGGCGTTGGATCGGTATTGATCTTGTATTTTGCGAAATGATTGAAAAATCCCACGATTCCCAAAGCCAGTCCAACGGAATAACTGACCTCCAAAATCGTGAATCCGCTGGACTCCTGCTTCATGATGATCCGGTAAATTTCCTTGAAAACGTCCGAAACACTGGCATCATTATTAAAGGTCATGATGGCAAAGGATGCGCCGCAGAAACATACGATGCAGACAAAAATGGTTTTGGCCCACTCCCAGACCCAGCTGGGAGGCTTGGGCTTATGGTAGTCTATGATAAAGTTTACCTCTCCCACATTATTGATCTGAAGAGTAGAATCCATTTCCGTCAGTTTCTTGATGACATCCAGAGTACTTTCTATATACCGCTTGTTTCGGTCCAGATGGATGGTTTTGATACGGAGTGCTTTGCACTTGTTCATAATAGCCGAATCATCGCAATAAACATCTGCCACATCCTTTAACTGGATCTCCTTGTGCCTGACCTCTGTAATCTGGCTGATATTTAAATAAACGGTCTTGCTCACGAAACCATCATCTCCAATCCCGGAATGGCTTCTACAAGCGTCCCTTCTTTTTCCGCCCCATCCGGCATAACAGCGATCATATACCAGATAGCAGCGGCCACTGCAATCAGGCATAACACAAGAAGCGCCATGACAAGCTTATGTTTTACGGATTCCATACGTGCTCACATCCTTTTCTCTGGTTTTTCAAAGCTAGTATGAGCCGTATAAAATTATTTTATTCTACAATTTTTCCCGCATCTGTTTTAAAATCTTTTTTTCCAGCCTGGAAACCTGGACCTGGGATATTCCAAGCTTTGCCGCAATCTGGCTTTGAGTCTCATTGTAATAATAGCGCCTGATAATAATTTCCCTGTCCTTGTCAGAAAGTGCCGTTAAAAGCTCCCTTAGTACCATGCGGTTTAAAAGCTCTTCCTGTGCGGAGCTTTCTTCTTCAATTTTATCTATGAGTAAAATACTGTTTTCGTCATTTTTGTTGACAGACCGGTATAAGGATTCTACTTCCGCTCCTGCCTCAATGGAAGCCGCCACTTCTTCCTTGCTGGCCCCTATTTCTCCGGCGATTTCTTCCACCGTGGGCTCTCTTCCCAGACGATATATCAATTCCTCCCTGACGTTTTTCACCTTAAGCCCCATTTCCTTAATGGAGCGGCTGACCTTGATCATTCCGTCATCTCTTAAAAAACGCTTGATCTCTCCTGTTATCATGGGCACTGCGTAAGTGGAAAATTTCACCTCATAGGATAAATCAAATTTATCGATGGCTTTCATTAAGCCGATGCTGCCGATTTGAAATAAATCCTCAGGTTCATAACCACGCCCTGTAAATCTGCGTACAATACTCCAAACCAGCCCGAAATTGTCGGTCACAAGCTGATCCCTTGCCGCTTTATCTCCTTCGTGAGCCATTTGTATCAATCTCATGGTCTCATCCATAAGGCTCACCTGCTAATCTTCTTTTTCATGGTCACGGCAGTTCCCTCTCCGATCGCCGACTTCACTTCCACCTGATCCATAAACGCTTCCATAAAGGAAAATCCCATGCCTGACCGTTCACCGTCAGGGTCTGTGGTATACATAGGTTCCATGGCCAGCTTGATATCAGGGATACCGATACCCGTATCCCCAACGGTTACGGTAATCTCTTGTCCGTCTACCCTCACTTCCAAATAAATGATCCCTCCCTGCCCCTGATATCCATGGATGACCGCATTGGTGACAGCCTCCGACACGGCTGTTTTCACATCATCCACCTCTTCCAGAGTGGGGTTTAACCTTGCCATAAAAACAGCCACTGCCACTCTGGCAAACTCTTCATTTTTTGACAGGGCCTCCAATTCCATTTTCAGAATTTCTGGTTTATTCTGTTCTGACATACGTTCCTCCTCAACCTGTGACTGCAGCTTCCTTAGAGTCATATAATTTCATTAATTTTAAAATGCCCCCTATTTTAAGAATGCGGAGAGCCTGGGGACCTGCACCGTAGAGACTAACGGTACCCCCGCTTAAAGCCATCTGCTTATACCTGTTCAGTAAAATACCAATCCCCGAAGAATCCATGAACCTGGTTTTTGAAAAATCAAAAACAATACGCTTAATATAGTTTTCAGAAAGGATTAAATCAGTTTCGTATTTAAGCCCTGAACAGTTATGATGATCCAACTCCTCCGGCAGATGAACGATTAAGGCTTGTCCATCTGCCTCATATGTAAAGTATGGTTGATTCATATGCAATACTCCTCCATTCTTTATTGTCTGTCCGTAATACCAGAAAAGAACGCCTTTGTTCTCTGGAAAAGAACCGTAGAACAAAAAAGGCACCACAAAAAAATCTCTTCTGTAGTGTCTTTTCCTGCTTTCTGCACCTTAAAAACCACGTTCTGATTTTGCCTTTGCAGATAGCTCTTCATCTTTACTGTTATTTATGATGTCGGAGAACAGCCCGTTGGCCTGTTCCTTCTGATCCATTCCTTTATAAATGACCGCTGCCTTGAATTTTGCCTGCCAGCTGTCCGGTTTTAAATCAATGCATTTTAAATAGTAAGCAAGGGCAGTCGGAGCATCTCCTGCCTCCATTGCCTTGTCCCCAAGACCTTCCAAAATCGGGCAGCCGTTCTGCGTCATATCCTTTCTTATCTCACCGATTACCGCCTGAACATCAGGGGAAGCGATGAGATCCGGGTTCAACCCGGCGTAAATACGTACCGCAGACGGAAAATCATCTTTCTTATATGCCTGAAGAATTCCGATCACAGCCTGATACTGGGCCAGAACGCTGTCTGAATCACTGGTGAGGGAGGCTAAGGTAGCCTCTGCAGTCTTCTTATCTGCATCCAGGGATTCCAGCTGTGCTGTCAGGCTGTCGACTTTCTGGTTGGCCTGGCTCAACGCTTCGCTGTATTTTAACATTTCATTATTATGGCCTTCATTAATAGACTTGGTATTGGCCGGCATTACCAGAAAAAAGACCACCGCAGCCCCCAGCAAAAGACCGGCAAGAATGTTCCAAACCGCCTGATCCTTGGTGTTTTCCCGGTAGCTTGGAGGGATGATCACATCATCATCTTCCATCTGCCTGTGAGAAAGCACATTTTTCAGCTTCCGTTTTTCCGGCTCCCGTTCATTTTTTACGCTCCCCCCGCCATCCTGTACCAGGGATTTGTAATAAAGCGCTTTGGGATGATTGCGGTCAATCTGCAATACCTTGTAAACTGCTTTCCCGGCCTTCTGGTAATCCTCTCTGGCAATGCATAAGAGTGCCAGCAATAGCTGGGCCTTCACATAATTAGACTTACTTTCCACAACCTTGTTAAGCTGCAGGATAGCCAGATCTTCGCTTCCGTTCTGGGCATAGATCAAGGCCTGATTAAACCGTCTTACCGCGCGCCGCTCAGCCTCCATTGTGCCTGATTTTCTCCGTATCTCGCCCAGGTAGTGATCCGCACGGTTTTCCTCAGGCTGTAGGTTCATGCTGATCACCCATTGCACAAGAGCTTCTCCGACCTCACCGACCTCATAATAGATCAGCCCTAAAAGATTTCTTGCATCTGTCATATACTTGTTAAAATGAAGGCTTTTTTTCAAGCATTCGGATGCGCCTGACAAATCCCTGAGTTTTGCCCGTTCCAGCCCTATGTTATAATAACTGTTTGCGATTACCCTGGTTTTTCTTTCATAATCCATATCTTAACCGCCTATTCCTTGTTGACTTCTTTTATCAGATCCATCATTAAGTCATTCATATCTGTCA of the Lacrimispora indolis DSM 755 genome contains:
- the spoVAD gene encoding stage V sporulation protein AD; protein product: MQIGKASIKFEEPPIIESMASIVGKKEGEGPLGKLFDVVEQDDMFGADTWEKAESALQKQTADLAIEKGDIRKKDIRYLFAGDLLGQLIATSFGTVDLEIPLFGLFGACSTMGEALNLGAMTVAGGYADKVMAMASSHFATAEKQFRFPLGYGNQRPFSASWTVTGCGAVVLTKNRKEGIAAITGITTGRMVDMGIKDSMNMGAAMAPAAFHTIQQNFDDFQVDESYYDKIITGDLGQVGRTILLDFMKNKGHDLESVHTDCGIEIFNSEEQDTHAGGSGCGCAASTLCAYILPKVQDGTWKRVLYVPTGALLSTVSFNEGETIPGIAHGVVIENVGNL
- a CDS encoding SpoVA/SpoVAEb family sporulation membrane protein, with the translated sequence MEINKKAYEAYVKEVTPVHKRWPGLIKAFLVGGAICLFGQFVTTLFMNWGLEKEAASAWTTLVLIAASVILTGFNIYPKIVKFGGAGALVPITGFANSVVAPAVEFKAEGQIFGIGCKIFTIAGPVILYGILSSWILGIIAYVLKAFRML
- a CDS encoding stage V sporulation protein AB translates to MMFLKEVFLVFIGLSAGGIIAAGVFAFLAIIGIFPRLIGITHTKKHIMLYESLIILGGVLGNVWDIYEFPIGFGGNLVLGIYGLSSGIFVGILVMSLAETLKALPVISRRIHLAVGLQYLILSLGLGKLIGSLLYFTGNLGK
- a CDS encoding stage V sporulation protein AA; translated protein: MSKTVYLNISQITEVRHKEIQLKDVADVYCDDSAIMNKCKALRIKTIHLDRNKRYIESTLDVIKKLTEMDSTLQINNVGEVNFIIDYHKPKPPSWVWEWAKTIFVCIVCFCGASFAIMTFNNDASVSDVFKEIYRIIMKQESSGFTILEVSYSVGLALGIVGFFNHFAKYKINTDPTPLEVEMRLYEDNISKTLIQNDGRKESDIDVS
- the sigF gene encoding RNA polymerase sporulation sigma factor SigF, which encodes MDETMRLIQMAHEGDKAARDQLVTDNFGLVWSIVRRFTGRGYEPEDLFQIGSIGLMKAIDKFDLSYEVKFSTYAVPMITGEIKRFLRDDGMIKVSRSIKEMGLKVKNVREELIYRLGREPTVEEIAGEIGASKEEVAASIEAGAEVESLYRSVNKNDENSILLIDKIEEESSAQEELLNRMVLRELLTALSDKDREIIIRRYYYNETQSQIAAKLGISQVQVSRLEKKILKQMREKL
- the spoIIAB gene encoding anti-sigma F factor, whose protein sequence is MSEQNKPEILKMELEALSKNEEFARVAVAVFMARLNPTLEEVDDVKTAVSEAVTNAVIHGYQGQGGIIYLEVRVDGQEITVTVGDTGIGIPDIKLAMEPMYTTDPDGERSGMGFSFMEAFMDQVEVKSAIGEGTAVTMKKKISR
- a CDS encoding STAS domain-containing protein, which codes for MNQPYFTYEADGQALIVHLPEELDHHNCSGLKYETDLILSENYIKRIVFDFSKTRFMDSSGIGILLNRYKQMALSGGTVSLYGAGPQALRILKIGGILKLMKLYDSKEAAVTG
- a CDS encoding tetratricopeptide repeat protein, coding for MDYERKTRVIANSYYNIGLERAKLRDLSGASECLKKSLHFNKYMTDARNLLGLIYYEVGEVGEALVQWVISMNLQPEENRADHYLGEIRRKSGTMEAERRAVRRFNQALIYAQNGSEDLAILQLNKVVESKSNYVKAQLLLALLCIAREDYQKAGKAVYKVLQIDRNHPKALYYKSLVQDGGGSVKNEREPEKRKLKNVLSHRQMEDDDVIIPPSYRENTKDQAVWNILAGLLLGAAVVFFLVMPANTKSINEGHNNEMLKYSEALSQANQKVDSLTAQLESLDADKKTAEATLASLTSDSDSVLAQYQAVIGILQAYKKDDFPSAVRIYAGLNPDLIASPDVQAVIGEIRKDMTQNGCPILEGLGDKAMEAGDAPTALAYYLKCIDLKPDSWQAKFKAAVIYKGMDQKEQANGLFSDIINNSKDEELSAKAKSERGF